The Dehalococcoidales bacterium region TAAACGGCGATATGCGTTTATCCGCCCGTTTGGGAACGCCGACTAAAGACTGCAAAATCAAGCGTGATAAAGAAGGCATTGCCGCAGTCACCACGCTTTTTGCTAATTTTTTATCTCACAGAGCCGAAAAAGTGGGCACTCCTAAAGAACTGGCAGAGAAAATGGCGCGGCTGGCGCATATGGTTCGCGAACTGATTATCGAGGCTTTTAACAAGGAAGAGGAAAACGGTGCGCTTCACGTCCAACTGACTGCATTTAGGGAAAACCTGATTCCCGATTTATCGCCCGGGCAATTTGCCGATATGTATGCCCAGACAATCGCCTATGGCTTGTTTGCCGCACGCTGCACTGCCCCGGAAAGCAGGACTTTTACCCGTCAAAACGCCGCTTATCTGCTGCCGAAAACCAATCCGTTCCTGCGTAAACTGTTCAATAACATTGCAGGGCCGGATTTGGATGACCGCATATCGTGGCTGGTGGATGATTTGGCGCAGGTTTTAGCGCAGGCGGATATGGAAGCCGTTTTAAAGAACTTTGGCAAGCACAGCGGAAAAGAAGACCCCGTTGTGCATTTTTACGAAACCTTTTTGAAAGCGTACGACCCGAAAGTGCGGGAGATGCGCGGTGTTTACTACACCCCCGAACCGGTCGTTTCCTACATCGTGCGCTCGATTGACTACCTGTTGAAAACCCGCTTTGACAAGCCGCAGGGTTTAGCTGATGAGGATACTTTTATTCTCGACCCGGCAACAGGCACGGCAACATTTTTATACAACGTGATTAACGAAATTCATCAATCCTTTGGCGGACAGGAAGGCATGTGGAACGATTATGTTGCCGAAAAGTTATTGAAACGCATTTTCGGCTTCGAGCTACTAATGGCACCTTATGCCGTAGCGCATTTGAAGCTGGGTTTGCTTTTGCAGGAAACCGGCTACAAATTCCACAGCGATGAAAGGCTGGGTATTTACCTGACCAATACGCTGGATGAGGCAATCAAGCACACCGAAACGCTGTTTTCACAGTGGATAAGCGAAGAAGCCAACGCCGCCGCTGATATTAAAAAGGAAAAGCCGATTATGGTGGTGCTGGGCAATCCGCCGTATTCGGGAAGTTCAGCTAATAATGGCGAATGGATAAGACGGCTTATAGAAACCTACAAGACCGTTGACGGTAAACCGCTTGGAGAAAAGAACCCCAAGATGTTACAGGACGACTATGTTAAATTCATTCGCTTTGGGCAGTGGCGAATTGAAAAAACAGGTCAGGGAATATTAGGATTTATTACCAATCATGGCTACATCGATAATATTACCTTTCGGGGTATGCGCCAGTCTTTAATGAACACCTTTACAGATATTTATATTCTTAACTTGCACGGCAACTCCAAGAAGAAAGAGGTTGCCCCCGATGGCGGCAAGGACGAAAACGTTTTCGATATTCAGCAAGGTGTATCGATTGGTATTTTTGTTAAAGAACAAGGGAAAGATGTCCCAGCTAAAGTGCATTATGCCGATTTATGGGGCTTACGCGAGGGGAAATATAAGAGTTTGTTTGAAAGTGATATGGCTTCAACTGAATGGACAGAGCTTGAACCTGGCAGCCCTTATTACTTTTTTATACAAAGAAATGAAACGGACTTGGACGAATATATGCAGGGCTGGAAAGTAAACGATATATTCTTAATTAATAATGCAGGGTTATTTACCTCTAGGGATAAGTTGACTATTCACAGTTCAAGAAAAGAGGTAGATGATACAATACATAATTTTGTTTCACTTTTACCGGAAGAGGCTCGTAATAAATATCAACTTGGTGAAGATGTTGATGATTGGAAGGTCTCATTAGCACAGAAAGATCTACAAGATACTGGCCTTAAAAATGAACTGATAGTTCCAATATTATATAGGCCATTTGATGTTCGTTATACGTATTATACTGGTAAGTCCAGAGGCTTTCACTGTAGACCGCGTGGTGACGTAATGAAACATATGATATTAGGCGATAATCTAGCACTAATGTCTATGCGACAGGTAGCTCTTAACGAATCTTACACTCATTTTGGTGTTACTCGTTTCATATCTGATAATAGAGCTTTTTATAGTAATAAGGGATATGAATATCTTTTCCCCCTCTACCTCTACCCCGCCGAGGGCGAAATGAACTTCGACGGCAATGAACGCCGTCCCAATCTGAATGCTGATTTTATAAAGGAACTGGAAGGGAAGCTGGGGCTTCAATTTATCGATGACGGCAAAGGTGACCTTATAGAAACCTTTGGCCCCGAAGACATCTTCAACTACGCTTATGCCATTTTTCATTCACCGACCTATCGCACCCGCTATGCCGAATTCCTTAAAATAGATTTCCCCCGCTTGCCGTTGACTTCCGACAAGGGGCTTTTCAAGTCTTTAGCCGAAAAGGGAGGGGAACTGGTATCTCTGCACCTTATGGAAGCGCCGGCATTGAATACTCCTATAACCAAATATCCAATCGACGGCTCTCATAAAGTCGAAAAAGTAGCCTATGATGAGAAAAATCAGCGTGTTTATATCAATAAAACGCAGTATTTCGAGGGCGTGCCTACGGAAGTGTGGGATTTCCACATCGGCGGTTATCAGGTCTGCCACAAGTGGCTGAAAGACAGGAGAGGCAGAACCCTGAGTTACGATGAACTTGTTCACTATCAAAAAATAGTTATCGCCTTAAAAGAAACCATTCGGCTGATGAAAGAGATTGATGAAATAATTCCGAGTTGGCCGATGGGGTAGGAGGTAGGTTGGAGAAAGGGTTGAATATAAGTTCACAGTTAATGTTAACTAATCGTTTTCATGGAGAACTCTGTCAACCTCAAACATAAGGACCATTGTCTGGAATACAACACAACGAGCGTCTTCCCACGCCAATGGTTCACCTTCTCTATTACCCCCGTGTACTTGCCGTTGAATCAAGTCACTAGTTGTCCCCCAATATGCTATAAGTGCGTTCAAAACTTCATGTTTAGCTTCACTAAATTTTTTGCTATTAAGTACAGCCTTTAACCGTGCAATTGTTCTTGTTTTATCATGATCAACTTCTAATGGTTTATGGTATTCAACTAGATAATTTGCAAATTCTTGCAATGTCTCTCGACAATGATGTCCGATTGCTGTTATTTGTTTTTGCGTGTCTGATTTCCATAGCAGCTTCTCGGCTAATTCCCATTTTTCTAAAGCTTCCGGATACTTACGACGAAACGCTATGGAATTTAGATATTTTCTGATATTAGTTTCAATATGTTGAACAGGTTCGCCTCTCTTTGTTTTAAGAAATTCATAATATCTAAAACCCAAAGACGTAACATCAAAAATTGGTGTATGTCTTGGTGTGGAATCTAAAGCGACTAGCCCTTGTCTTGCAAGTTCCTCAACATCCCCAAAGTAAATTTCATTATCTTCTTTCCTAATACAGGGGTGTCTCAGAAAATCTAACCCACCATTTATACGAATAACCGAGAACTTCTGTCTCTGTTCACGTGGAATATTTCGAGAAGCTTCTACCACCATAGAAAGGAGTTCTTCTTGTTCTCTTTCAAGCATTATATTATCAAATATTGAATAGTTCATAGTTATTGTTGTATTTCTTTAAAATTATATGTTTGTTATATATTATAGCAGTTGCCATATCATATTTCGCTATAGAATGCATTTTTATACCTCAATTTTATATAATACAATAGCTGAAAGATTTTTTATATTTAAAAACAAGGAAATAAAATCAAATGAAAGCATTAATCCAAAGAGTAACCTCGGCAAATGTCAAAATCTCCGGCGAAGAGGTCGGCAGTATCGGAAGCGGCTTATGTGTCTTTGTCGGTGTGGCGGCTGAAGATACCGTTAAAGATGTCGAATATCTGGTGCAAAAAACAATCGGTTTACGCATTTTTGCTGACGAATCCGGGAAGTTTAACCTTTCGGTGCTTGATGTAAAAGGGGAGTTGCTGCTTGTGAGCCAGTTTACCTTGATTGCCGATACCAAAAAAGGCAAAAGACCCAGTTTTATCGGCGCCGCTCCTCCCGATGATGCGGAACGTCTGTTTAACGAGTTTGTGAGGCAGGCTAAAGACAGCGGATTAAAGGTGGATACCGGCAGGTTTCAGCAATATATGCTGGTAGATATCCAGAACGACGGGCCGGTAACGATTATGCTTGACAGCAGGGATAAGTTTTAAGGTTAGTTTTTTGTCTTTGCGAGACCATTCCCGCAGGGAAGGCGAAGCAATCTCTAATAAATAAACTCCACTGTCTTTCAGAGCGAAGCGAAGAATCTCATATAGATTAAATTCCTTAGAGATTGCCACGTCATTCGCCTGACGGCTCACTCCTCGCAAAGACGTTTCTATTATTGTCATTCTGAGCATAGCGAAGAATCTGGGAGTTGGGAATAGTGCACCGTTCGGTTAGCAAATCACGTCCAGACGATACCTTCTTTTTGTTTCTAAAGACACCTAATAGCCTAGATTTCCTATCCTCTTAGATCCTTCATTTCATTCAGAATGACAAAGGGAGATTGCCACGTCATTCGCCTAACGGCTCATTCCTCGCAAAGACGATTATAACTTGTCATTCTGGGCTTGCCGAAGAATCTAGGGGTTAGCGGATAGTGCAGTGTCCGGTTGCGGATTTTACGCTAGGACAATGCCTCTTTTGTGATTCCGAAGTTACCTAATAGCCTAAATTTCTTGTCCTCTTAGATCCTTCATTCCATTCAGGATGACAAAAGCGAGATTGCCACGTCATTCGCCTGACGACTCACTCCTCGCAAAGACGATAAATATCCCGTTCGCCCTGAGCCTGTCGAAGGGTCCAAAGAACGGGGAGAAACGAGAATTACTGTTCGCCCGCCGTTATGGTTCGACAGGCTCACCATGAACGGCTGTTGTATCTCCATACAAAAGAGCCGCTCCGGTAACAATGATATGCAATTACAACTTCTTGCGATAACAAATTCGCGATGGTATAATTCCCCTGATGGCTAAACCGGGTGAAATATTAAGCAAATTAACCGAACAAGGGTACAGAATAACCCCTCAGCGAATTATGATTTTGGAGGCGGTCGAAAACGCCGATGACCATATCAGTGCCGAGGAGATTTTAACGCTGGTCTGTATTCAATATCCGAACGTCAACATTTCCACCGTTTACCGCACGCTTGAGCTTCTAAAGCAACTGGAGCTTGTAACCGAAACCGATTTCGGTGACGGGCGTGTGCGTTATCACAGTATCAGAAAGGGAAGCCATCATCATCTCGTTTGTCAGAATTGCGGCGGGATTATGGACATGGAAGAATCCGTTTTTGATTCGTTAAAAGAAACAATTCTTAGGGATTACAGCTTTGATGCCGATATTCAACATCAGGCAATATTCGGTACCTGCAAAAAATGCCGATAGGTTTCGGTAGGGGTGCCGGGTTGTTTGCTTTTTGATTTATATGAGATTGCCACGTCATTCGCTACGCTTGCTCCTCGCAAAGACGTTTATACCTTGTCATTCTGAGCTTGCCGAAGAATCTAGGGGTTGGCGAATAGTGCAGCGTTTGGCTGCGGATTTTATGGTAGAGCGATGCCTCTTTTTTGATGCCGAGGCGACCTCATAGCCTGTATTTCAATCCTCTTAGATCCTTCACTGTGTTCAGGATGACAAAGGGAGATTGCCACGTCACTCGCCAAAAGGCTCATTTGCCTCTGACTATGGCGATAATAGTAGGCAAAAAATAGAGCACGATGCTGATTGCAAAAAGCAGCAGCCCTATTAAACTGCCAAAGAAAAAATCGAACGGCTCCATTCCCATTATTTTTGCTCCGCTAATTAAAGTAATATTCCTATTTGCAGTATATCAACAACCAGTCGTTTTTACCAGTAATCGGCCACTAACCAAAGGTTTGTTCCGTCGCTTATAAATTCGATTGTGCCGTTAATATCCGTACGGTAAATATTCTCTTCTCCAACCATGTCCGCCAGACGGTCGGAAACCTCTGTATCGGGATGTCCGTATTTGTTAGCCTCTCCCACCGAAATAACGGCAATTTGGGGCCGGCAAACGTTTAAAAACTCCGCCGAAGAGGATGTTTTGGAACCGTGGTGGCCTACTTTTAGGACGGTTACCTGAGGAATCAGACGATCTTTAATCAGTTCCAGTTCGGTGTATTTACCGGTATCCGCAGTCAGTAAAAATACGGTTTCTCCAAAAGTAACGGTCATAACAATACCGTTGTTATCGGCGTCGGCGCCGGTATTTGTAAAATAAGCCTGTTGCGGGTTGATTATATCGATAATTACCCCGTCGAAAACAATTTGTTGTCCGCTTTGGGCAAAAGTTAGCGGGATGTTATTTGCGCTAATCAGCTCTGCCCATTCCTTATAAACCGGTATGCCGCTGGCGGAATCGGTGGTTAAAATATGCCCAACCTTATATCTTTGCAACACTTCGGTTTGCCCGGTTATATGGTCGTCATGAGGATGGGTTAAAATTACCAGTTCAATCGTTCTGTCCCAGAAAGGCATTTTGCGGCTTAGTTCCAGATTAATAAGCTGCCTTTCGGGTCCGCCGTCAACCAGTATTTGGGTGCTCCCTTTTTGAATTAAAACGGCATCCCCTTGCCCGACATCCAAAAAAGAAACATGCAAGTTATGGTCCGGAGCCGAGCTTGCGATAATAATGCTAAAAACAGTAACAACAATTATCGTAACCGCCGCAAATTTAAACGGGCGGCGCAGAAAGAATGCCTGATTTGTTTTTTCCTTCGGGCTGTTTTTGGCAAGGCTTAATTGCGAGAGCTCTGTTTTGTTGTCCTCTGTTTTTACCCCGAATTTGTACTTATTCCCCAGCCAAATTACGATTGCAACTGCTATGTAATATCCCCACAAGTAAACGAGGCCGAAACCAGAAACTTCAAAATACGCAAGGGAAAGCCCGCCAAAGCCTTTTACAATTAAAATCATGTAAGAAAGGATTAACCATAGCAGCCAACCCAAAAATTGCGATAGAGGAAGGAAAAACAGGCCGCTAAATGCCGTCAGCGTTCCCAGTATTATAATTGCGGCCAGCACCGGCAGTACCAATAAGGTAGCTATTGAGCTTACGGTTGAAACGATTCCGAAATAGTAAGCGATTAGCGGCAGCACTCCGACCAGTGCCGCAAAACTAACCGCCAGCCCGTCATAGACAACATTTAAAAACGACAGAATACCGGTGGATTTAATCGTTAACTTGCCGATTAGTTTTTTACCGACGTTTTGCAGCGGGGGAAGCACAAAAATTAAGCCGCCCATTGCCGCAAAGCTCATTTGAAACGAGGCGGTATAAAGCACTTGCGGATCGCAGGCGGCCATAATTGCGGCAGCAAAGACAAGGGCGGTTATGGCATTACGCTGACGCCCGGTAAGCTCAGCCGCTAAAAATATGCTTGCCATAATCACACTTCTGACAACCGGCGCCTGTAATCCGGTTAGAACGGCATATAACCAAATAACCCCCAGCGCAAGCCAAACATAGAGATAGTTTTTGCGCCCAAAAAGCGCAAGGCCGATCGCAATCATTAACCCCGCCACGATTCCGGTGTGCAACCCCGATATCGCAAGCAAATGAGCAGTTCCGGTTAAGGAAAAATCTTGCTTTAAATCGTCCGGAATGCCGCTTCGAATCCCCAACAGCATCGCCCGTGCCAGTGACGCCTGCGGTTCGGGTAAAACCTTTGCCAAAGATTGCGAAAGCTTGCCTCTCAGTAAGTAGATTTGCTTAAGCGGTGAAAACCCTTGTTCGGTTTCAATTAGCTCCGTTTGGGGGTAGAGCATTGTCGAATAGATATTTTCGTGCGATAAATAGGCGGCATAATCAAAGCCGTCAAAGACCGGAGGTGTTTTAAGCTCGCCCGATAGTTTTAACTTGTCTCCGTAGCTGTAAGCGGGGTATCTCGGAACAAAAACAAGTACATTGCCTTCTACCTCAAATTGCGTTCCGTTAATTTCAACCAAAGAGGTTTTAACAAATAATCGGGTGCTGGCCTCCCTGATATCCGGGTCATCGCCAATAACCCCGCTTACGATTACGGTTCCCTTATCGTTAAAATAGTTAATATAGCTCCAATCGTCTTTGGGGAGGGCATTATGTGCCCAAAAAGAGGCGGAAAAGAGAGCCGTTATAAAAATTGCGGCTAAAATTATTTGTTTACGGTGCTTTTTCAAAAATAAGAGAGGGAGAGGCAAAAGACCGGTTAAAATCAATACCGGCGGCAGGTCAAAGTTCAGACCGATTACAATGCCGATTATCCAGCTAATACCGAGGCAAAGTAAAACCATCTATTTTTTCAACCTCGCAGAGCCTCTGCCATCAGCTAAATTTACGGGTAAAAAAGGGCTTGTTTGCGGCATTTTAGTTACCTACGGTAATCAGTTCCTTGATGTTATCAAAAGTGCTTTGCCCGATGCCTTCCACTTTTAGCAGTTCGTTAACGTTTTTGAAATTACCGTTATCGTTGCGATATTGAATAATGGCATTGGCTCGCGTTTTACCAATTCCGGGCAACGCTTCCAATAACCAGGCTTCGGCGCGGTTGATGTTTACTTTTTGAGCGGTGTTATCGGTTTTGTTGATAATCAGTTCAATTTGCAGGTTTTCGGAATTATTGGCATTCCCTCCGGCGGCATTAATCAGTGTTGCAACGGAATCGGCGGCGGTTAGCGGGTAATAGCCGGGGTTATAAACCTCTCCGCCGATATAGATATATCCGACAATCTCTTTCTCGGGGGAAGCGGTAAAAGTAAGTGGTGTTTTAGGGGTGCTGTTGCACCCGAAAAGAGAAAAAAGAAGAACAATTAAAAAAGCAAGAATCGCAACGGAAATACAAGAGACGTTTTTGAACATATAATTTTCTCCCGTTAACTTACGCGGATTTACCCGTATTCTATCGGCACTTTTAGCGCCGCAGGGCTATAAATATTACACAATATAGTGAAACGGAATACTTCCAGTCAAATTGTTGATATTGGGGGGAGGAATAAAGATGCGAGTCCCCAAATTAATAGAGTGAAAAATCAATGCGAATTCTATTTCCAGCGCCAGAAAGCGGGCAGGAATAACATCAGGATTGTAAAAAATTCGAGCCGTCCGGCAATCATGCAGAAAATAAGGGTGCCTTTTCCGACAGCGGGAATTGCCGCATAGTTTTCGATAGGGCCGACCATTCCCAATCCGGGTCCGATGTTACCGAGGCTGGCGATTACCGATGAGAGGGCGGTGACGGTATCCAGTCCAAGCCCGCTCATTATCAAAAAGCCGGTTACGGCAACCGAAAAATAAATAATTGCCATGCCGATCGTTTTATTAACAATGTTTTCGGGGATAATATTGCCGCCCAGTTTTAACGGAATTACCGCGCTCGGGTTAAAGACAATTTTAATCTGACGATATGCGTACTTTGCCAGCAGTAAAATACGAACGACTTTAAGCGCCCCGCTGGTTGAACCTGCCGAAGCCCCGCTTACCATTAAAAAGAGCAAAATTGCCTTTGAAAGGGGCGGCCATAGGTTGAAATCGGCGGTAAAAAAACCGGTAGTGGACATAACCGCTGCGGTTTGAAAACCCCCATATCTTATGGCATCTCCGATTGAAAGACCCATATTGATAATTAAATCCAAATTGATTATTATTGCCGCCAGACAAAGCAATAAAATATAGAAGCGAAACTCGGGGTTTTTGAGCAGCCTTTGCGGTTTTTTCTTCCAAAGTAAAAAATAGTACAAGCCGAAGTTGATTCCCGAGGCAATCATAAAAAAGAGAATAATTCCTTCGACAAACAGACTATTATAAGCGCCGATACTTAAATTATAGGCGGCAAATCCGCCGGAAGGGATTGTGCTGAGCGTGACTACCGTACTGTCAAATACCGATAGCCCAGCAATTTTTAAAAGGATAAACTCTAAAATCGTCATCCCCATATAGATTATCCACAGTGCTTTGGCGGTATCACGCATCCGTGAAGTGGGGCGTTCCTCTTGTTTTCCGCCGGTCCATTCCGCTTCGGCAAGCCGGGCAGCACCGATTCCGAGGAGCGGCAGTAAGGCAACAAAGAGCATAATAATACCCATACCCCCCAGCCATTGGGTTAGGGAGCGCCATATCAGAAGCCCTTTAAATTGCGCATCAATATCGGCTAGTACGGTTGCTCCGGTTGTCGTAAAACCGGATACCGATTCAAAAAAGGCATCCAAAAAATTGGGTAGTGCCCCACATAGCACATAGGGGAGAGCGCCAAAGAGCGAAATGGATATCCAGCCGAAAGCAACCAATGTTACGGCTTCGCTGCGGCTGATGTTTTTCTCTTTAACTTTAATAAAATGCCATAATATCAAACCGGTTAAGATACTGATTGCCATCGAAGCGGCAAATGCCGCTATTGCCTGCGGTTCTTTGGCGGCAAGGCTCCACAGCAAAGGAATGACCATTGCCGCCCCGACAATGACAATTATTAAACCCAGATAATGTAAGACAGCTTTAATTCTCATTAATCTTTACTTAAAGAGTTTTTCGATTGCTTGAAGCGATTCCGGCGGTGTGGCAATAATAACATGATCACCCGGTTTTATAATTTTATCTTCGGGCGGCATAAAAATAGTTTCGTTGTGAACAATTGCTATTACCGTTGTTTCTTTGGGGAAGGTTATTTCCGATATCATTTTACCGGTGGTTGCAGCTTGTGCAGAGCTTACAAACTCAATTATTTCCAGTTTTCCGCTTTCAATCAAAGATGCCGTAATCACCCCGCCATGAAGCACAAAACGGATAATTTTATTGGCGGCCAAAATTGTCGGTACGGCGGCAACATCAATTCCGATTGCCTCTGCCAGAGGTACATATCCGGGTTTGCTAACCGCAATCATAACGCGCGGAACACCGAGTGTTTTTGCCAAAAGGGCGCTGAGAATATTAATCTCTTCATTTTTGGAAACGGCAACAAAGGCATCCGCGGACGATACCCCTTGTTCGATTAAGAAAGCGCGGTCGGTTCCGTCGCCGTTTAAAATATCAACGTTTTCGAGTTGGGTCGCAAGCTCTTGGCAGAGTTCAAGGTTCGGTTCGATAATCTTTACTTTAACCCCGTTTCTTTGCAGTTTGGAGGCAATAAGCTGCCCGATACGGCTGCCGCCTAAAACCACAACCCTTCGGGCCGTTCGCATTTTTTGAATAAAAATTTTGCCGAGTTCTCCCATATTATCGGCGGTAACGGCGATATAGAGGCTGTCTCCTTCGCTTAGAGTGAAGTTATCATCAACCGCAACAATTTCGCCCCGATGCACGGCGGCAACAATCATACTTGGCTGCGGCAGGGGGAGAGCGCTCGGTTTTTGAGATACCAGCGCTTCGTTTTCGATTTTAAACTCCCTGATTTGAACCAGCCCGTTAGCGAAGTTTTCAACTGGGGTGGAGTAGAATCCGGAAAGGGTTTCCGTTATTTTCTCGGCCGCTTCCAGTTCGGGATTAATAAAAACATCGATGCCAAGGCTTTTGGAGCGCACAATTTTGCGCGGAGCGGACGGTACCTTTGCGGGTGCTACAATATAACCGGAGTATTCGGGGTTGCGGATTCTGGCAGCGGTAGTAACGGCTCCCATTTCCTTTGCCATATAGCAGGTTATCATATTGGTTTCGTCGTTATTGGTTACCGCCAGCACCAGGTCTGCGCGCTCGATTTCCGCTTCCTTTAATGTTTTGGGATTGGCTGAGTTCCCCCTGATTGTTTTAATATCAAGCCGTCCTTGCAGGCTTCTTAATGCCGTTTCCGATTGTTCCAAGACAGTTACTTCGTATCCTTCCTGAACCAACAGAGAAGCAATATGCGACCCGATAATTCCGCCGCCGGCGATAATAATATACACTCTGCCCTCTCCTTTGAAAATCAATTGTTTAGCGCCGTTCGTAAAACGGTTGATTTGGTTCTTGCATTCTATGCTCTTGTTTTTGGGCTGTCAACAGATGCCGTTTTAGGCAACTTTTAGAGCGTAAATTTTTAAATCTGTAATCGTTATAAACCTGTAATTTAAAGCAAGAGCAATATTCCGGCCGGTTTGGCAGTTATTTGTATTGACATCGGTAATATAATTTTATACACTCTATGCGAAAGAAAGAAATATTTTAAATCCGGCATTGCGGCTTAATCCCAAGAATCCGAAGTTAAGCCCGGAGAGTGTGTGCCGGGGAAGAGGTTGCTATTTGGCTAAGTTTTCATTTAAGCCTCGCGAAAACAAGTTTTTTGATCTGTTCAAACAAGGTGCCTCTAATATGTCTGAAGCTGCCAGGGCTTTGGAAGACCTCCTCAAGAATTGGGAGGATGTTGATGCCAAAATGGCTTATATTACCGAATTGGAACATAGAGGCGATGCCTTAACCCATGAAGTTGCCGCAACTTTGTACCGTACTTTTATTACCCCCTTCGATCGTGAAGATATTGCCGAGCTGGCACATGTAATGGATGATGTTGTCGATTTTATCCATGCTACTACGGAATACATCAGTATTTATAAAATAACCGGGACGACGCAACGGGCCAATGAATTGGCGGAAATAATCGTTCAAGCCGTTGATGAAATCGAAAAAGCGATTATATGCCTTAGTGACGGCTCAGACTTAAAACGAGTTATTGATCATTGCGTTGAAATCAATCGCCTTGAAAATAAAGCCGATGCGGTTTATCGTGCCGCTTTGGGGGAGTTATTCGAAGAAAGCAAGGATGCCAAGCACATTATTAAATGGCGTGAAGTTTACGAACATATGGAGACAGCAACCGACCGATGCGAAGATGTCGCCAATGTGCTTGAAGGTGTGGCGTTAAAGAATGCCTGATCCGTCTTTACTTCTTCTGATTGTCATTATAA contains the following coding sequences:
- the trkA gene encoding Trk system potassium transporter TrkA, whose protein sequence is MYIIIAGGGIIGSHIASLLVQEGYEVTVLEQSETALRSLQGRLDIKTIRGNSANPKTLKEAEIERADLVLAVTNNDETNMITCYMAKEMGAVTTAARIRNPEYSGYIVAPAKVPSAPRKIVRSKSLGIDVFINPELEAAEKITETLSGFYSTPVENFANGLVQIREFKIENEALVSQKPSALPLPQPSMIVAAVHRGEIVAVDDNFTLSEGDSLYIAVTADNMGELGKIFIQKMRTARRVVVLGGSRIGQLIASKLQRNGVKVKIIEPNLELCQELATQLENVDILNGDGTDRAFLIEQGVSSADAFVAVSKNEEINILSALLAKTLGVPRVMIAVSKPGYVPLAEAIGIDVAAVPTILAANKIIRFVLHGGVITASLIESGKLEIIEFVSSAQAATTGKMISEITFPKETTVIAIVHNETIFMPPEDKIIKPGDHVIIATPPESLQAIEKLFK
- a CDS encoding DUF47 family protein, encoding MCRGRGCYLAKFSFKPRENKFFDLFKQGASNMSEAARALEDLLKNWEDVDAKMAYITELEHRGDALTHEVAATLYRTFITPFDREDIAELAHVMDDVVDFIHATTEYISIYKITGTTQRANELAEIIVQAVDEIEKAIICLSDGSDLKRVIDHCVEINRLENKADAVYRAALGELFEESKDAKHIIKWREVYEHMETATDRCEDVANVLEGVALKNA